The DNA segment GATGACGCGCATAGGACTGCTCTGTAAGGCAACGATATGCCGATGACGTCGGCATATTCGGGCGATATGCCGATGAAATACCGATTTCGCCGGCATATCTCTGCGAGTAAAATGGTCTCTCATGCCTTCAAGACCTCCAAGAGCGCCGGATGCCGGTACATCGTTATTTCGATAGACCATAGCCCAACTCCTTGAGATTGGCGGCGATGGCAGCATCGAGCTTCGCAGCCTCGGTCTGCTGCTCGTGCAGCGTCGCAGCGAGCCGCGCCATCTTCTCCTCGAATAGCTCGCCGTCGTCCTCGGCCGCCTCCGCGCCGACATACCGTCCCGGCGTGAGGACGTGCCCGTGCTTGCGGATGTCGTCGAGCTGCGCGGCCATGCAGAAACCGGGCACATCGGTGTACGCGCCCGCGCCTTTATCCCCGCGCCAGGCGTGGTACGCGCCGGCGATCCTGGCGAGGTCGGCGTCGCTCAGCTCGCGGTGCGTGCGGTCCACCAGCGTGCCCAGCTTGCGCGCGTCGATGAAGAGCGTCTCGCCGCGCCGGTCGCGCACCTCACCCCCGACCCCTCTCCCGCCGGGAGAGGGGAGGTGGCGCTTGTCTCGGCGCAAAAACCAGAGGCAGACCGGGATCTGCGTCGAGTAGAAGAGCTGGCCCGGCAGCGCCACCATGCAGTCCACCAGGTCGGCCTCGATGATGGCCTTGCGGATCTCACCCTCGCCCGACTGGTTGGACGACATCGAGCCGTTGGCGAGCACGAAGCCGGCAAGCCCCGTGGGCGCGAGGTGGTGGATGAAGTGCTGCACCCAGGCGTAGTTGGCGTTGCCCGCGGGCGGTGCGCCGTAGACCCAGCGCTTGTCGTCTTTGAGGAGCTCGCCGCGCCAGTCGCTGTCGTTGAAGGGCGGATTGGCCAGCACATAGTCGGCCTTGAGATCGGGGTGCGCGTCACGGTGGAAGGTATCGCCGTGCGCGATCTGTGCATCAATGCCGCGGATGGCGAGGTTCATCTTGGCCAGGCGCCAGGTGGTGTAGTTGGACTCCTGGCCGTAGATGGAGATGTCGCCGATCCTGCCGCTGTGCGCTTCGATGAACTTCTCGCTGCTGACGAACATGCCGCCGGAGCCGCAGCAAGGGTCGTAGACGCGGCCTTTGTAGGGCGCCAGCATCTCGACCAGCACGCGCACCACGCTGGAGGGCGTGTAGAACTGCCCGCCGCTCTTGCCCTCGGCGCTGGCGAAGCGTGCCAGGAAGTACTCGTACACGCGGCCGAGCGTGTCCTTGGCGCGGTCGGCCCTCACCCCTGGCCCCTCTCCCGCGGGGAGAGGGGAGTTGAAGGCGATGTCGCTCACCAGGTTGATGATCTGGCCCAGCCGCTGCTTGTCGAGGCCGGCGCGGCCGAAATCCTTCGGCAGCACACCCTTGAGCGACGGATTGTCGCGTTCGATCGCGGCCATCGCGTCATCAACCAGCGTGCCGATGGTGGGCTGCGGCGCGCTG comes from the Candidatus Amarolinea dominans genome and includes:
- a CDS encoding SAM-dependent DNA methyltransferase, with the translated sequence MAITKDKTNDTGANLGFEAKLWAAADALRNNMDAAEYKHVVLGLIFLKYISDAFEAKHTELDAQRAEGADPEDRDEYRAASIFWVPREARWQHLKASAPQPTIGTLVDDAMAAIERDNPSLKGVLPKDFGRAGLDKQRLGQIINLVSDIAFNSPLPAGEGPGVRADRAKDTLGRVYEYFLARFASAEGKSGGQFYTPSSVVRVLVEMLAPYKGRVYDPCCGSGGMFVSSEKFIEAHSGRIGDISIYGQESNYTTWRLAKMNLAIRGIDAQIAHGDTFHRDAHPDLKADYVLANPPFNDSDWRGELLKDDKRWVYGAPPAGNANYAWVQHFIHHLAPTGLAGFVLANGSMSSNQSGEGEIRKAIIEADLVDCMVALPGQLFYSTQIPVCLWFLRRDKRHLPSPGGRGVGGEVRDRRGETLFIDARKLGTLVDRTHRELSDADLARIAGAYHAWRGDKGAGAYTDVPGFCMAAQLDDIRKHGHVLTPGRYVGAEAAEDDGELFEEKMARLAATLHEQQTEAAKLDAAIAANLKELGYGLSK